The following coding sequences are from one Aliarcobacter skirrowii CCUG 10374 window:
- a CDS encoding DUF2018 family protein, with amino-acid sequence MSKFKDWFTEDEDDIFFGSPKSKFFDILEQTHRDLVEDEIDKVFEKLAILELIVSKDKDEDFDINSYINEFKLDNLSEVNSAKKGLYMEVSGDIISRLDS; translated from the coding sequence ATGAGTAAATTTAAAGATTGGTTTACTGAAGATGAAGATGATATATTTTTTGGTAGCCCAAAATCAAAATTTTTTGATATTTTAGAGCAGACTCACAGAGATTTAGTTGAAGATGAGATAGATAAAGTTTTTGAAAAACTTGCTATTTTAGAGTTGATTGTAAGCAAAGATAAAGATGAAGATTTTGATATAAACTCATATATAAATGAGTTTAAATTAGATAATCTCTCAGAAGTTAACTCTGCTAAAAAAGGGCTTTATATGGAAGTTTCTGGAGATATTATTAGTAGATTGGATAGTTAA
- a CDS encoding proline--tRNA ligase — protein MKFSKLFIPTTKETPSDATLPSHQYLIKGGFISQNGSGIYDFMPLGKIVLEKIKKIVKEEMDEAGALEVQFGFVTPLTLWEESGRDLTMGSEMLRFKDRKGGSFVLSPTNEESVVNMVKNRVTSYKDLPLHLYQINTKFRDEARPRFGLMRGREFLMKDGYSFHSSEDDLVREFNLMEEVYKKIYTKLGLDFRVVEADSGAIGGSGSKEFHVLANSGEDTIVVCDSCSYAANIEAAKREAKKYDFEAGELKKIETPNCTTIEDLANFLNVKKEQTIKAVIKKAIFKEKAKIVVFFVRGSDELEETKAQNSIDALELIDTVEDEIKESGLVAGYCGLVDLPKDTIFVVDSELKDSKAMVCGANEENYHLVNVDLTAIENIKYADLITVQEEDTCSCCGGKLSYTKGIEAGHIFQLGTKYSKAMNANFLDENGKAKPFIMGCYGIGVSRLVAAVIEQNHDEKGCIWTKSTTPFMVDIIVSNSKNEDEAKVGEDIYQSLKKLGIETILDDRVNARFGFKMGDFELLGFPYAVIIGKKLSDGLVELVNRKTLEKVDVKVEEIVAKILELTK, from the coding sequence ATGAAATTTAGCAAACTTTTTATACCAACAACAAAAGAGACTCCAAGTGATGCAACACTGCCATCTCACCAATATTTAATCAAAGGCGGTTTTATATCTCAAAATGGTTCTGGAATTTATGATTTTATGCCATTAGGAAAAATTGTTTTAGAAAAGATTAAGAAAATTGTAAAAGAGGAGATGGATGAAGCAGGAGCTTTAGAGGTTCAATTTGGATTTGTAACACCTTTAACACTTTGGGAAGAGTCAGGAAGAGACCTTACTATGGGAAGTGAGATGTTGAGATTTAAAGATAGAAAAGGTGGAAGTTTTGTTTTAAGCCCAACAAATGAAGAGTCTGTTGTAAATATGGTAAAAAATAGAGTTACATCATACAAAGATTTACCACTTCATCTGTATCAAATCAACACAAAATTTAGAGATGAAGCACGACCTAGATTTGGACTTATGAGAGGAAGAGAGTTTTTAATGAAAGATGGTTACTCTTTTCACTCTAGTGAAGATGATTTAGTAAGAGAGTTCAATCTTATGGAAGAGGTTTATAAAAAAATCTATACAAAATTAGGTTTAGATTTTAGAGTTGTTGAGGCTGATAGTGGAGCTATTGGAGGAAGTGGAAGTAAAGAGTTTCATGTTCTTGCAAACAGTGGAGAGGATACAATTGTTGTTTGTGACTCTTGCTCTTATGCTGCAAATATTGAAGCTGCAAAAAGAGAAGCAAAAAAATATGATTTTGAAGCTGGAGAATTAAAAAAAATAGAGACTCCAAACTGCACAACAATTGAAGATCTTGCAAATTTTTTAAATGTAAAAAAAGAGCAAACTATAAAAGCAGTTATAAAAAAAGCAATTTTTAAAGAAAAAGCTAAAATTGTAGTCTTTTTCGTGCGAGGAAGTGATGAGCTTGAAGAGACAAAAGCACAAAATAGTATAGATGCTTTGGAGCTTATTGATACTGTTGAAGATGAGATAAAAGAGAGTGGTTTAGTTGCTGGATATTGTGGATTAGTTGATTTACCAAAAGATACAATTTTTGTTGTTGATAGTGAGTTAAAAGATTCAAAAGCTATGGTGTGTGGAGCAAATGAAGAGAATTATCATTTGGTAAATGTTGATTTAACTGCAATTGAAAATATAAAATATGCTGATTTAATAACTGTTCAAGAAGAAGATACTTGCTCTTGTTGTGGCGGAAAACTCTCATATACAAAAGGAATTGAAGCTGGACATATTTTCCAACTTGGAACAAAATATTCAAAAGCTATGAATGCAAACTTTTTAGATGAAAATGGAAAAGCAAAACCATTTATTATGGGATGTTATGGAATTGGAGTTTCAAGATTAGTTGCTGCTGTGATTGAACAAAATCATGATGAAAAAGGATGTATCTGGACAAAAAGTACAACTCCTTTTATGGTAGATATTATTGTTTCAAATTCAAAAAATGAAGATGAGGCAAAAGTTGGTGAAGATATTTATCAAAGCCTAAAAAAATTAGGAATAGAGACTATTTTAGATGATAGAGTAAATGCTAGATTTGGATTTAAAATGGGCGATTTTGAGCTTTTAGGTTTTCCATATGCTGTTATTATTGGAAAAAAACTAAGTGATGGTTTAGTTGAGTTAGTAAATCGAAAAACTTTAGAAAAAGTTGATGTAAAAGTAGAAGAAATTGTTGCAAAAATTTTAGAACTTACAAAATAG
- a CDS encoding DUF3015 family protein produces the protein MKKVVLAAASVLMASSLYANNTNTGCGLGTIVIKDQSTTIMQVLAATTNGTSGNQTFGITSGTLNCKQPASFVSNDKLHRFINENMDELAMDISVGNGETLNTVATLMNIEDRATFASKLQANFTTIYSGENVSSAEVIDNIAKLI, from the coding sequence ATGAAAAAAGTAGTTTTAGCGGCAGCTTCAGTTTTAATGGCAAGTTCATTATATGCAAACAATACAAATACGGGGTGTGGACTTGGTACAATAGTTATTAAAGACCAAAGTACAACAATTATGCAAGTTCTTGCAGCAACAACAAATGGAACTTCTGGAAACCAAACATTTGGTATTACAAGTGGTACATTAAATTGTAAACAACCAGCATCATTTGTATCAAATGATAAATTACACAGATTTATTAATGAAAACATGGATGAATTAGCAATGGATATTTCAGTTGGAAATGGTGAGACTTTAAACACTGTTGCAACTTTAATGAATATTGAAGATAGAGCAACTTTTGCTTCTAAATTACAAGCAAATTTCACTACAATTTATTCAGGTGAAAATGTAAGTTCAGCGGAAGTTATTGACAATATTGCAAAACTTATCTAA
- a CDS encoding DUF4105 domain-containing protein — MTILQNLSNFLKKATNIFIFCCFFTLSLQSSDQIQEYILENRVYEDNYFKKLLHYKGSSSEIDSTNFFISKNGKYDLKEELFETIDALKSGEKDVLCRFPLRVSWLEKTIPNLKEQIKYYECKELNEYKKELEAKHITLVFPSSHINSPASMYGHTFLQLSSKKDAPLLSNALNYAAKTDEKNGLVFAFKGVFGGYEGQYSILPYYEKLKTYNNIEQRDVWEYDLNFNQEEIDVLVLHAWELKDSYADYFFFKENCSYALLWLLEIARPSLELTDNFTFKAIPLDTIKLVEKNGLISGSNYRYSNLKKMKYILNEKIENKDFIDDYINKNLPLNDNLSLDDKISYLDFKIAYTQYLRSEKGTKKDEYVKNYLNILKQRSQYNKPSFFDVQTPTNPLQSHGSARASLYYDTNDSVNFTIKPAYHNIYDLEDGYLQGAYIDFFEFSLQKKKDEDIKVDKITLLKIESFSPRDKIFKPLTWTIDTGYEKFIDDKDSFKINPSFGATFGEEYGFLYTLLDTNAYFLSDNQDYSIGARVGAVTNYFKDIKLGVDYRYAKYDKGFENKKFEAFSTIKLVKDLSLSLKYQNNDLSSKQDIFKFGLMFYFVP, encoded by the coding sequence TTGACAATATTGCAAAACTTATCTAATTTTTTAAAAAAAGCAACAAATATTTTTATATTTTGTTGCTTTTTTACTTTATCACTACAATCATCAGATCAAATTCAAGAGTATATTTTAGAAAATAGAGTTTATGAAGATAACTACTTTAAAAAACTTCTTCACTACAAAGGAAGTAGTAGCGAAATAGATTCAACTAACTTTTTTATATCAAAAAATGGAAAATATGATTTAAAAGAGGAGTTATTTGAAACTATAGATGCACTAAAAAGTGGCGAAAAAGATGTTTTGTGTAGATTTCCACTAAGAGTATCTTGGTTGGAAAAAACTATACCAAATTTAAAAGAGCAAATAAAATATTATGAGTGTAAAGAGTTAAATGAGTACAAAAAAGAGTTAGAGGCTAAACATATTACTTTGGTATTTCCAAGCTCTCATATAAACTCACCAGCATCTATGTATGGGCACACTTTTTTACAACTATCAAGCAAAAAAGATGCACCTCTTTTATCAAATGCTTTAAACTATGCAGCAAAAACAGATGAGAAAAATGGTTTAGTTTTTGCTTTTAAAGGTGTTTTTGGGGGATATGAAGGGCAATACTCTATATTGCCATATTATGAGAAGTTAAAAACATATAACAATATTGAGCAAAGAGATGTTTGGGAGTATGATTTAAATTTTAATCAAGAAGAGATAGATGTTTTAGTTCTTCACGCATGGGAGTTAAAAGACTCATATGCTGATTATTTTTTCTTTAAAGAGAACTGCTCTTATGCTCTTTTGTGGCTTTTAGAAATTGCAAGACCATCTTTAGAGTTAACAGATAATTTTACTTTTAAAGCAATACCTCTTGATACTATTAAACTAGTTGAAAAAAATGGTTTAATAAGTGGTTCAAACTATAGATACTCAAATCTTAAAAAGATGAAATATATTTTAAATGAAAAGATAGAAAACAAAGATTTTATAGATGATTATATAAACAAAAATCTACCATTAAATGATAATTTATCACTTGATGACAAAATCTCATATCTTGATTTTAAAATAGCCTATACACAATATTTAAGAAGTGAAAAGGGTACAAAAAAAGATGAGTATGTAAAAAACTATTTAAATATTTTAAAACAAAGAAGCCAATACAATAAACCATCTTTTTTTGATGTGCAAACTCCAACAAACCCTCTACAATCTCACGGTTCTGCAAGAGCTTCTTTATACTATGATACAAATGATAGTGTTAATTTTACAATTAAACCAGCCTATCATAATATTTATGATTTAGAAGATGGTTACTTACAAGGTGCTTATATAGACTTTTTTGAGTTTAGTTTACAAAAGAAAAAAGATGAAGATATAAAAGTTGATAAGATAACACTTTTAAAAATAGAGTCATTCTCTCCTAGAGATAAAATCTTTAAACCACTTACTTGGACTATAGATACAGGATATGAGAAGTTTATAGATGATAAAGACTCTTTTAAAATAAATCCTAGTTTTGGTGCTACTTTTGGAGAAGAGTATGGATTTTTATATACACTTTTAGATACTAATGCATATTTTCTTTCAGACAATCAAGACTACTCAATAGGTGCTAGAGTTGGAGCTGTTACAAACTACTTCAAAGATATAAAGCTAGGAGTTGATTATAGATATGCAAAATATGATAAAGGTTTTGAGAATAAAAAATTTGAAGCATTTTCTACTATAAAACTTGTAAAAGATCTATCTTTGAGCTTAAAGTATCAAAACAATGATTTATCATCAAAACAAGACATTTTCAAATTTGGTTTAATGTTCTATTTTGTACCTTAA
- a CDS encoding polyprenyl synthetase family protein: MEVLEEVKNQIKVFLEVCSYPKALDLLEKLATGKMLRSKLILKIAGINSETIKLCAVVEMIHAASLLHDDVIDEADTRRGKPSINALYDNKTSIMFGDILYSRAFTELSQMDKKVAYYVSNAVTELSIGEMMDVDLTQSFNNSYDKYLTMIYKKTASLIEASARSAAIIAGLDSEKYALYGKNLGLAFQMIDDILDITSDSKTLGKPAMLDFVEGKVTIPYLYLYERVEDKEYLKSLYKKSLNEDELNWIKIQMQNTNALNDAIKEAKQTGLLAISSIKDEKNSEELINIMKAMIERDF; the protein is encoded by the coding sequence ATGGAAGTTTTAGAAGAAGTAAAAAATCAGATAAAAGTATTTTTAGAAGTTTGCTCTTATCCAAAGGCTTTGGATTTATTAGAAAAATTAGCAACTGGAAAGATGTTAAGAAGTAAACTTATACTTAAAATTGCTGGGATTAATAGTGAAACTATAAAGCTTTGTGCAGTTGTGGAGATGATTCATGCAGCATCACTTTTGCATGATGATGTAATAGATGAAGCAGATACAAGAAGAGGAAAACCATCTATTAATGCTTTGTATGATAATAAAACTTCAATTATGTTTGGAGATATTTTATACTCAAGAGCTTTTACAGAACTATCACAAATGGATAAAAAAGTTGCATATTATGTTTCAAATGCAGTAACTGAACTAAGTATTGGAGAGATGATGGATGTTGATTTAACGCAATCATTTAATAACTCATACGATAAATACTTAACAATGATCTATAAAAAAACAGCCTCTTTAATAGAAGCAAGTGCTAGAAGTGCAGCAATAATAGCTGGTCTTGATAGTGAAAAATATGCATTATATGGTAAAAATCTTGGACTTGCTTTTCAAATGATTGATGATATTTTAGATATAACTTCTGATAGTAAAACACTTGGAAAACCAGCAATGCTTGATTTTGTTGAAGGTAAAGTAACAATTCCTTATCTATATTTATATGAAAGAGTTGAAGATAAAGAGTATTTAAAATCTTTATATAAAAAATCTTTAAATGAAGATGAGTTAAATTGGATAAAAATTCAAATGCAAAATACAAATGCTTTAAATGATGCAATAAAAGAGGCAAAACAGACAGGGCTTCTAGCTATTTCATCTATAAAAGATGAAAAAAATAGCGAAGAGTTAATAAATATTATGAAAGCTATGATAGAAAGAGATTTTTAA
- the yajC gene encoding preprotein translocase subunit YajC yields the protein MQGDLLTSLLPLVALFAIFYFLIIRPQQKQAKAHKDMIAALKKGDKIVTNGGLMVEVVKVEETYFVVKNSDNSEMKLAKEFVARLLAE from the coding sequence ATGCAAGGTGATTTATTAACATCATTACTACCTTTGGTTGCACTATTTGCAATATTCTACTTCTTAATTATAAGACCACAACAAAAACAAGCTAAAGCTCATAAAGATATGATTGCGGCTCTTAAAAAAGGTGACAAGATTGTAACAAATGGTGGCTTAATGGTTGAGGTTGTAAAAGTTGAAGAGACATATTTTGTTGTAAAAAATAGTGATAACTCTGAGATGAAATTAGCAAAAGAGTTCGTAGCTAGACTTTTAGCTGAATAA
- a CDS encoding CCA tRNA nucleotidyltransferase, producing MFITITKIKIPKILENIFEDLKSAQAKPIVVGGCVRDSFLNKEIKDYDIEVYNIDSIDSLKNVISKYKEPKLVGKSFGVLKLSINDFDFDFSLPRTEIKTGFKHTDFKVFLDSNLSYKEASRRRDFTINSIGYDYFENRFLDPFGGIKDLKKREIKHIDDKTFIEDSLRVYRALGFASRFNFKISKKTKKLCKKIVENKELEHLPKQRVFDEFKKIFLKSKKPSIALKLFDEFKIFFISFKSSYKAVDKLAKYLNKNSFDEFRKIYLFFSLILKNQKEDDILNFLQNITDDKNLIKNILTLCKNRTKLDEKELKKLSLVLKLQDLILIEKSLEKKDIKKIEKLSKKLDISDKPLEIFVQGKDLISLGFKESKEFKEILDFSLNLQIENNMSKDKIIEKIFNKYN from the coding sequence ATGTTCATCACTATAACAAAGATTAAAATACCAAAAATATTAGAAAATATTTTTGAAGATTTAAAATCAGCACAAGCCAAACCTATTGTTGTGGGTGGCTGTGTGAGAGATAGTTTTTTAAATAAAGAGATTAAAGATTATGATATTGAAGTTTATAATATAGACTCAATAGATAGTTTAAAAAATGTTATCTCAAAATATAAAGAGCCAAAACTTGTTGGAAAATCATTTGGAGTTTTAAAATTAAGTATAAATGACTTTGATTTTGATTTTTCACTTCCTAGAACTGAAATAAAAACTGGCTTTAAACATACAGATTTTAAAGTCTTTTTAGACTCAAATTTAAGCTACAAAGAGGCTAGTAGAAGAAGAGATTTTACTATTAACTCTATTGGTTATGACTACTTTGAAAATAGATTTTTAGATCCATTTGGTGGAATAAAAGATTTAAAAAAAAGAGAGATAAAACATATAGATGATAAAACTTTTATAGAAGATAGTTTAAGAGTCTATAGAGCTTTGGGTTTTGCTTCTAGATTTAATTTCAAAATATCAAAAAAAACAAAAAAACTTTGTAAAAAAATAGTAGAAAATAAAGAGCTAGAGCATCTGCCAAAGCAAAGAGTATTTGATGAGTTTAAAAAGATTTTTCTAAAATCAAAAAAACCAAGTATTGCTTTGAAACTTTTTGATGAGTTTAAAATATTTTTTATCTCTTTTAAATCCTCTTATAAAGCTGTTGATAAGTTGGCAAAATATTTAAACAAAAACAGTTTTGATGAGTTTAGAAAAATATATCTATTTTTCTCACTTATTTTAAAAAATCAAAAAGAAGATGATATTTTAAATTTTTTGCAAAATATTACAGATGATAAAAATCTAATTAAAAATATTTTAACTCTTTGCAAAAATAGAACAAAACTAGATGAAAAAGAGTTAAAAAAACTATCTTTGGTTTTAAAATTGCAGGATTTGATTTTAATAGAAAAAAGTTTAGAGAAAAAAGATATTAAAAAAATAGAAAAACTATCTAAAAAACTGGATATTTCTGATAAACCTTTAGAAATTTTTGTACAAGGAAAAGATTTAATATCTTTGGGATTTAAAGAGTCAAAAGAGTTTAAAGAGATTTTAGACTTTTCTTTGAATTTACAAATAGAAAATAATATGAGTAAAGATAAGATAATTGAAAAGATATTCAATAAATATAACTAG
- a CDS encoding mechanosensitive ion channel family protein, whose translation MEMSSIENGVEIIKKDFLSFIPQNILDTALEYSWSIFLALLIFFVGKWIVNRVVKVLGKLLRKIDGIDEILVKFLENIAYYSLITAVILAALNKLGITTTSFLAILGAAGLAVGLALKDSLGNFASGVMIIIFKPFRVGDFVTAGGVTGSVSEVGIFNSVFVTGDNQRIVVPNSSITSGSITNVNAFDTRRVDLVVGISYDDDIKKVKYLLTNLLTSHEKILVDKGITVAVSELADSSVNFVVRAWVNTPDYWEVRFFLIENIKLVFDKEGITIPYPQQDVHHYNKD comes from the coding sequence ATGGAGATGTCAAGTATAGAAAATGGTGTTGAGATTATAAAAAAAGATTTTTTATCTTTTATTCCTCAAAATATATTAGATACTGCTTTAGAGTACTCATGGTCTATTTTTTTGGCACTTTTAATATTTTTTGTTGGAAAGTGGATTGTAAATAGAGTTGTTAAAGTTTTAGGTAAGTTGTTAAGAAAAATTGATGGAATTGATGAGATTTTAGTTAAATTTTTGGAAAATATTGCTTATTATTCTTTAATTACAGCTGTTATTCTTGCCGCTTTAAATAAACTTGGAATTACTACAACATCGTTTTTAGCAATACTTGGAGCCGCTGGTTTGGCTGTTGGTTTAGCTTTAAAAGACTCTTTAGGAAATTTTGCTTCTGGTGTTATGATTATAATATTTAAACCATTTAGAGTCGGAGATTTTGTAACTGCTGGTGGAGTAACTGGAAGTGTTAGTGAAGTTGGTATTTTTAACTCAGTTTTTGTAACAGGAGATAATCAAAGAATTGTTGTGCCAAATAGTTCAATTACAAGTGGTTCGATTACAAATGTAAATGCTTTTGATACAAGAAGAGTAGATTTAGTTGTTGGTATATCTTATGATGATGATATTAAAAAAGTAAAATATTTATTAACAAATCTTCTTACATCACATGAGAAAATATTAGTTGACAAAGGCATTACAGTTGCTGTTTCGGAACTTGCAGATAGTTCTGTAAATTTTGTTGTTAGAGCTTGGGTTAATACACCTGATTATTGGGAAGTTAGATTTTTCTTAATAGAAAATATCAAATTGGTATTTGATAAAGAGGGAATTACGATTCCATATCCACAACAAGATGTTCATCACTATAACAAAGATTAA
- the hemA gene encoding glutamyl-tRNA reductase, producing the protein MSYLVISFSHKNLDIKQREKLAFNSDEEKDRFIKKLLDFESTKELVLLSTCNRVEIIVKSSNVKQSSKNIIENLADYSKLNYEFLYDRADIYDNDVAVHHLFSVASALDSLVIGETQIVGQLKDAFRFSQVRNYCDQGISRVMHYAFKCAAQVRTATSLGTGSVSVASTAVAKAKELVGDTKGVKALVIGAGTMSELAVKHLLASGFSVTIVSRDIKKAKNLASTFEENIEVEPYSKLEELLEIMPVMITATSAPYPIITQDNTPSSDINRYWFDIAVPRDIDEDISMFDLEIFSVDDLQEIVNSNMTQRSAQAKEAYTIVGQSTLEFFDWLKSLDLEPLIKDLYLKGEKIIDKKLHNAIKKGYVPKDYEDNIRKLCQTVITEYLHNPAKQLKTISRTKHCDLVVSSVQNMFSQNVQDIDLKCEHLNKNI; encoded by the coding sequence ATGAGTTATTTAGTAATTAGTTTTTCACATAAAAATTTAGATATTAAACAAAGAGAGAAACTAGCATTTAATAGTGATGAAGAGAAAGATAGATTTATAAAAAAACTTTTGGATTTTGAATCTACAAAAGAGTTGGTACTTTTATCAACTTGCAATAGAGTTGAGATTATTGTAAAAAGTTCAAATGTAAAACAAAGTAGTAAAAATATAATTGAAAACTTAGCAGATTATTCAAAATTAAATTATGAATTTTTATATGATAGAGCTGATATTTATGATAATGATGTTGCAGTTCACCATCTATTTTCTGTTGCATCAGCACTTGATTCACTGGTAATTGGTGAGACTCAAATTGTAGGACAGTTAAAAGATGCTTTTAGATTTTCACAAGTTAGAAATTACTGTGATCAAGGTATTTCAAGAGTTATGCACTATGCTTTTAAGTGTGCTGCTCAGGTGCGAACTGCTACAAGTTTAGGAACAGGTTCTGTATCTGTTGCTTCAACTGCTGTTGCAAAAGCAAAAGAGCTAGTTGGAGATACAAAAGGTGTAAAAGCACTTGTAATTGGTGCTGGAACTATGAGTGAATTGGCTGTAAAACATCTTTTAGCTTCAGGATTTAGCGTTACAATAGTTAGCAGAGATATTAAAAAAGCTAAAAATCTAGCTTCAACTTTTGAAGAGAATATAGAAGTAGAGCCTTACTCTAAACTTGAGGAACTTCTTGAGATTATGCCTGTTATGATAACAGCAACAAGTGCTCCTTATCCAATAATTACTCAAGATAACACTCCAAGCTCAGATATAAATAGATATTGGTTTGATATTGCCGTTCCAAGAGATATTGATGAGGATATCTCAATGTTTGATTTAGAAATTTTCAGTGTTGATGATTTACAAGAGATTGTAAACTCAAATATGACACAAAGATCAGCTCAAGCAAAAGAGGCTTATACGATTGTTGGTCAATCAACTTTAGAGTTTTTTGATTGGTTAAAAAGTTTAGATTTAGAGCCACTAATTAAAGATTTGTATCTAAAAGGTGAAAAAATAATTGATAAAAAACTTCATAATGCTATAAAAAAAGGTTATGTACCAAAAGATTATGAAGATAATATTAGAAAACTTTGTCAAACTGTTATAACTGAATATCTACACAATCCAGCAAAACAACTTAAAACTATATCAAGAACAAAACATTGTGATTTGGTTGTTAGTTCAGTTCAAAATATGTTTTCTCAAAATGTGCAAGATATAGATTTAAAATGCGAACACTTAAATAAAAATATATAA
- a CDS encoding apolipoprotein N-acyltransferase: protein MFFLKTQYFSKKIIIESLIISTLLSAFIYLAHFNIELKIVDSIIAVLGVFLLLKASRAVMFFSGFFIGIFWFWWFAISLQYYDLSYLAPIIIFGLAISYGLSFLALGVFKNLYLKAILIFLYLFFAPFGFDWLKLNLAFINSYFSSSYLAFALILIACLIVLEARLKNLRVVAILPLIFALNIFEKEHIVEDSDIKIYLSQFNISQDLRWQKENFAQINKKIFEKIDYAIENNYDVVVLPETIFTLVLNENYILMDRLLNLSNKIDIIAGSIYKDEFGYFNASYFFSKNQFEVAKKVVLVPFGEEIPLPRFFVDLINNLFYGGASDYSKADKPTDFLIKDSLFRNAICYEGTNKKIFENLNGVKNMIMISNNAWFTPSHEPTLQALLLKYYAKKYGVTIYHVANGSKNMVIKPN from the coding sequence ATGTTTTTTTTAAAAACCCAATATTTTAGCAAAAAGATTATAATAGAGAGCTTGATTATTTCAACTCTTTTGAGTGCTTTTATCTATTTAGCACACTTTAATATTGAGCTTAAAATAGTTGATTCTATTATTGCTGTTTTAGGAGTTTTTTTACTTTTAAAAGCTTCAAGAGCTGTTATGTTTTTTTCTGGATTTTTCATAGGAATATTTTGGTTTTGGTGGTTTGCTATTAGTTTGCAATACTATGATTTAAGCTATTTAGCTCCTATTATAATTTTTGGATTAGCTATATCATATGGACTGTCATTTTTAGCTCTTGGAGTATTTAAGAATCTATATTTAAAAGCTATTTTAATATTTTTGTATCTATTTTTTGCACCTTTTGGATTTGATTGGTTAAAACTAAATTTAGCTTTTATAAACTCTTACTTCTCAAGCTCTTATTTGGCTTTTGCACTTATTTTAATTGCTTGTTTAATTGTTTTAGAGGCTAGATTAAAAAATTTAAGAGTTGTTGCGATTTTACCTTTGATTTTTGCACTAAATATTTTTGAAAAAGAGCATATTGTTGAAGATAGTGATATAAAAATATATTTAAGCCAATTTAATATAAGCCAAGATTTAAGATGGCAAAAAGAGAATTTTGCACAAATAAATAAAAAGATATTTGAAAAAATAGATTATGCAATAGAAAACAACTATGATGTAGTAGTTCTTCCTGAAACTATTTTTACTTTAGTTTTAAATGAAAACTATATTTTAATGGATAGATTACTAAATTTATCAAACAAAATTGATATTATTGCTGGTTCTATTTATAAAGATGAATTTGGATATTTCAATGCTTCATATTTTTTTAGTAAAAACCAATTTGAAGTTGCAAAAAAAGTTGTGCTTGTTCCTTTTGGAGAGGAGATTCCATTGCCTCGATTTTTTGTTGATTTAATTAATAATCTATTTTATGGTGGTGCTAGTGATTACTCAAAAGCCGATAAACCAACAGATTTTTTAATAAAAGATAGTCTATTTAGAAATGCTATTTGCTATGAAGGAACAAATAAAAAGATTTTTGAAAATCTAAATGGTGTTAAAAATATGATTATGATTTCAAATAACGCTTGGTTTACACCTTCACATGAGCCAACACTACAAGCTTTACTTTTAAAGTATTATGCAAAAAAATATGGCGTTACAATTTACCATGTAGCAAATGGAAGCAAGAATATGGTTATAAAACCTAATTAA